TGCTGCTGCCCCGCGCTGCTGATGGCTGCGATGCGCTCTACGGGCCACTTTCTCTCGTGCACAATACGGTCCATCagcttgtcgagcgccgcgacgtacatggcgaccggcgccgcggccgcgtcgggcgtgtcgagcagcttgtCGCCCTTGGGCAAAATTCCACCCTGCGTATGGAATTCGTCGAGGTCCGTGTCAAAGCggacctgcgcctcgtcgattCCCTGCAAATTCGCATCGAGGAGCGAGGCTttgagcgcctgcgtgGACAGGTCCAGCCCCAGGAACAGCGCACGGCTCATCGTGGGTCGGGCTGCGCTGAGTCAGCCACGTGATTGCCGGAAGATGCTCGGCATCCGCAACCACTGGCGCCGAGATGGCGACGCCCTGGAGTCCGCAGCCGGATGGCCTGGCGGAGCTCGTGGATCTCTTCCGACAGTCGACGTCGACAGAGCGCGatgtgcagcggcgcattgcgcagcgcctggatgCCATCAGCCAAATTCCCGATTATGTGAACTACCTCGTGCTGGTCTTTGTACGGATGGACCAGGAGGAAGtgtcgacgcgcagcgtTGCTGGTCTGCTTGCCAAAAACCATTTGTACTTTAACTATCAGCGTATTtcgcccgagtcgctcgagtACGTCAAGGGCATGGTACTTCCCGCGCTCTCGTTCCCCGACACGGTCCTCAGGAacgtcgcgacgcagctcgtctCGGTCCTGATGCAGGTCGTGCGCCCGGGAAACTgggtcgaggcgctctcgACGCTGACCCAGGCGATGGAGTCGACGAATatggacgaggccgaggccgcgctctcgacgctcgccaaAATCTCGGAGGATATTCCCGAAGAGCTCGATGGGTGCGAGATCaacggcgtgcgcccgctcgacgtgctcatTCCCAAGATGCTGCAGGCGACGGCACACGGAGacgcgcgcatccgcgtgcacgcgctcaACGCGCTCAACCAGTACATCCAGAtcggctcgccgtcgatGAACGCGAACGTCGACGCATACGTCGCTTCGCTCTTCcagcgcgcgagcgacgaccgcCCAGTCGTGCGCAAGTTTGTGTGCAAGGCGCTCGTATTTGTCCTGAGCACCTGGCCCGAAAAGCTCGCGCCGGAAATGAACAACCTCGTGGAATACATGCTCTACTCGACCCAGGacaaggacgaggacgtggCCCTCGAGGCTGCCGAGTTCTGGCTCCAGTTTGCAGAGGAGACACGCCTCGCGGACCAGCTGCGCCCGTACCTGCCCCGCGTGATCCCGGTGCTGCTCAAGTGCATGGTCTACTCGGAGCTCTCGCTCTTGATGCTCGGCGAGTCGAACGACGACGCAGAGCAGCCGGACCGCCCAGAGGATATCAAGCCGCGGCACTatggcggcgcgacgcaccgcagcgagcgcgaggagcagcaaGAGGCCACGACGCACcgctcgcgcgctgcgatcgacgccgagtttgacgacgacgaggacgacgaggacgaggacgatgacgacgactttgacgacgacgatgcgctcggctcgtGGAACCTGCGAAAGTGCtccgccgcagcgctcgaTGTGCTTGCCGTGCACTTTCACGACGAAATCCTCCCGACGCTCCTCCCGCTGCTCAaggagcgcctcttttCGGAGGACTGgatccagcgcgaggcgggcatcctcgcactcggcgcggtggccgAGGGGTGCATGTCCGGCATCGAGCCGCACCTCCCGACGCTCGTCCCGATGCTGCTCAACATGCTCCAGGACAAGCAGCCGCTCGTGCGGT
This region of Malassezia japonica chromosome 8, complete sequence genomic DNA includes:
- a CDS encoding uncharacterized protein (COG:U; COG:Y; EggNog:ENOG503NWD3), which translates into the protein MATPWSPQPDGLAELVDLFRQSTSTERDVQRRIAQRLDAISQIPDYVNYLVLVFVRMDQEEVSTRSVAGLLAKNHLYFNYQRISPESLEYVKGMVLPALSFPDTVLRNVATQLVSVLMQVVRPGNWVEALSTLTQAMESTNMDEAEAALSTLAKISEDIPEELDGCEINGVRPLDVLIPKMLQATAHGDARIRVHALNALNQYIQIGSPSMNANVDAYVASLFQRASDDRPVVRKFVCKALVFVLSTWPEKLAPEMNNLVEYMLYSTQDKDEDVALEAAEFWLQFAEETRLADQLRPYLPRVIPVLLKCMVYSELSLLMLGESNDDAEQPDRPEDIKPRHYGGATHRSEREEQQEATTHRSRAAIDAEFDDDEDDEDEDDDDDFDDDDALGSWNLRKCSAAALDVLAVHFHDEILPTLLPLLKERLFSEDWIQREAGILALGAVAEGCMSGIEPHLPTLVPMLLNMLQDKQPLVRSITCWTLGRYSAWCAGDGSPEHLQQFFVPTLEGLLTMVLDNNKRVQEAGCSAFATLEEEVGSALAPYLGPVLQTLVLAFDRYYQKNMLILYDAVGTLADSVGPALNQPQYIEVLMAPLTAKWAALDDTDPDLIPLLECLASVTIAMGPGFAPYALTVYQRCVSIIHANLQAYEQAAANPDPDQDLPDRTFLIVALDLLSGLSQGLGPSVSELVANGQPLLLPQMLPCLTNIEPPVRQSAYALLGDLAISAFEQLRPYLGAFMPQLLSQIDPEQIHETLSVCNNATWAAGEIALQYGSDASFHQWIPELLTKLIAILRHPKSVKSLSENAAVTIGRVGLVAPQLVAPHLNVFLEPWCQALWDIKDNDEKDSAFRGLCEMIRVNPNGATQGFAYFCNAVVRWQKPSARLNELFAEILHGFRTMSGDKWGETKAQFPPVIQQRLAERYGV